Below is a genomic region from Gemmatimonadota bacterium.
CGCGTGCTCCCGGCCGAGGGCGCGATCGAGATCGACCGGAAGCGCGAGCGCGGGATCCGTCCTTCGGTCGTGGCCACGCACTTGAAAGAGCGGCAGCAGAAGCAGCCCCGCTTCAAGCCGGAGCAGTTTCTGGAGGCCCTTTTCCGCGCCTACCGACTAGCGCTCGAAGAGAAAAAGCGCTCGATGGGAGCCACGGTTCGGCTGCTCGGCATCTATCAGATCCTCACGCTCCTGCCCGGTCAGACGCGCGAGTACTCGAAGCAGGAGTTTGCGCGCGACATCTACCTCCTCGACGAGAGTGATGCCAAGGCGACGGGCGAGGGGTACCGCCTCAGCTTCCCGGCCGCCACGGGCACCAGGACGACCGGCGCCCTCACGACCGTGACCAAAGCCGGGAGGCTCAAGATGTACTACGGGATCTCCTTCCGCGCATGATTCGGCTCGAGGACTACCTCGCCTTCGCCCGCTCGGAATACCTGGGCGACTTCATCCGTGCCGGCGGTGCCGCGGTCAAGTTCGTCGTCCCCTCCGCTGGCGCCTCGGCCACGGACGTGCACGCCGGCCTGGAAGAGGCCGCCCGAGAGCATGGTTACGTCTATGCCCAAGTCAACGCGAACGACGTCAAGGTCCACATGATCGATAAAGTTTTCCACGCCATCGCGCTGCAGGTGCCATGGAATGACCTTGCCCACTCCGTAGTGGTGCGCAGCCTGGCGGGGCTGGGCTTTCGTTTGCCTGAGGACCAAACTGACCTTTCGCTCGACATCGTCGCCCGGATCAACGACTACGACCCGAACGAGATCCGCCTCGAGTTCAACCGCCGCCTTCAGCAGGAGATCTTCCGGGATTACGAGATGGCGCAGGAGTTCCGCATCGCCATGATCCGGCTCTGCCAGGCGCACGTGGACGGGAGCGCCTCCGTTCAATACGCGCGCGCTGCAGTCGTCGACTGGCTCAGCGGCTCGCTGCGGGCGATATCGACCCTCAAGCCCGCGGGCATCTACCAGAAGATCGTACGCCACAACGCCCGGCACATGCTCTTCTCGCTGGCGCGGTGGCTGACGAAAGCAGGCCGGAGCGGGCTGGTGCTGGACCTCGATATCGGGCGCTTGGCGGTCAGCCGCCGGCTCGCCGAGGACGAGGGGTTCCACTACTCTCGTGCAGCGGTGCTGGATGTATACGAAGTGCTGCGCCAGCTTATCGATGCCACGGACGAGCTCACGTCGTGCTTCGTGCTGGTGGCCTGCGCTCCCGAGTTCCTCAACGATTTCAGTCGCGGCCTCGAAGTCTACCAGGCGCTCAAGCTGCGCATCTGGGATGAGGTGCACGACCGGCGCCGCACCAACCCGCTTTCCGCGCTGATCCGGGTCTCGCCCAGCGCGGAGCCGTGGACCGTGCCCGCATGAACCCAGACCGTGTCACGCAACGTCGAGCGATCGAGGCGCTGCGCTCCGGGGTCCCCAACCGCGACGCGGTCCGCGCCCTTGGCTCGACCCAGCTCTCCATCGAGCGGCAATTCGAGGAGAAGCTCGACGCGGTGCGTTCGGGAGGACCGGCCGGCGGCCTCCTGGTCGGCGGCGACTTCGGGTCCGGGAAGTCGCACCTTCTCGAGTACCTCCAGCACAAGGGGCTCGAGCAGGGCTTTGTCACCAGCAAGATCGTCATCAGCAAGGAGACGCCGCTCCACGACCCAACGAAAGTCTTCCGCTCGGCCGTTGCCAACGCGCTCGTGCCGGACCGGCGCGGTGCGGCGCTGACGGAGATCTCGCAAAAGCTGCGCTTCGACAGCCCGCGTTACGCCGAATTCAATGAGTGGGTGAATACAGCGGAGTCCAGCCTGAACGAGCGCTTCGCGGCCACGCTGTTCCTCTTCCAGAACCTACGGACGGATCTGGAGTTTATGGAGCGCATCATCCGTTTCTGGTCTGGAGACCCGATTACGGTGGGCGAGCTCAAGCGCAAGCTTAGGGAAGCCGGCGAACCGGCGACCTGGACCTTGCCTAAGGTTTCGGCGCGCGATCTCTCTCTCCAGCGTTTCCGCTTCGTGGCGCGCCTCATTGCCGCGGCGGAGTACGCCGGCTGGGTCCTGCTCTTGGACGAGGTCGAGCTGATCGGCCGCTACTCGCTCCTCCAGCGAGGACGCTCCTACGCCGAGCTGGCGCGCTGGATCGCCGGCTTCGAGGCTGAGCCGCTCGCCGGGCTGACGGCCGTGCTGGCCATCACCAGCGACTTCGATCAGGCTGTGCTCCTCGATAACAACGACCGGGAGAACGTGCCGAACCGCCTGCGCGCGCGCGACAACCCGGCCGACGACCTCGCCGCCACCCGGGCCGAGCAGGGGATGCGCATTATCGAGCGGAGCCTTATCC
It encodes:
- a CDS encoding DUF2791 family P-loop domain-containing protein, encoding MIRLEDYLAFARSEYLGDFIRAGGAAVKFVVPSAGASATDVHAGLEEAAREHGYVYAQVNANDVKVHMIDKVFHAIALQVPWNDLAHSVVVRSLAGLGFRLPEDQTDLSLDIVARINDYDPNEIRLEFNRRLQQEIFRDYEMAQEFRIAMIRLCQAHVDGSASVQYARAAVVDWLSGSLRAISTLKPAGIYQKIVRHNARHMLFSLARWLTKAGRSGLVLDLDIGRLAVSRRLAEDEGFHYSRAAVLDVYEVLRQLIDATDELTSCFVLVACAPEFLNDFSRGLEVYQALKLRIWDEVHDRRRTNPLSALIRVSPSAEPWTVPA
- a CDS encoding DUF2791 family P-loop domain-containing protein, coding for MNPDRVTQRRAIEALRSGVPNRDAVRALGSTQLSIERQFEEKLDAVRSGGPAGGLLVGGDFGSGKSHLLEYLQHKGLEQGFVTSKIVISKETPLHDPTKVFRSAVANALVPDRRGAALTEISQKLRFDSPRYAEFNEWVNTAESSLNERFAATLFLFQNLRTDLEFMERIIRFWSGDPITVGELKRKLREAGEPATWTLPKVSARDLSLQRFRFVARLIAAAEYAGWVLLLDEVELIGRYSLLQRGRSYAELARWIAGFEAEPLAGLTAVLAITSDFDQAVLLDNNDRENVPNRLRARDNPADDLAATRAEQGMRIIERSLIPLERQDERALDETYRKVKRIHAEAYGWQPPDVRGAQELTSRSMREYVRSWIHEWDLRRLDPSYAPHIEVEQIETDYAESPELETPPEGEVEESEP